A genomic window from Bacillus marinisedimentorum includes:
- a CDS encoding PTS sugar transporter subunit IIA, whose translation MGLLDKLFGGGNKEPAPTEETLVSPLSGEAVDITEVPDPTFSQKMMGDGVAIRPAGGQVVAPVDGEIIQLFHTKHAIGLRTRGGIEILIHIGLETVSMNGEGFTAHVSEGDKVKAGDLLIEFDMDLVIEKASSTITPIVLTNGDVIENVEKMLAADVQKGETPVMKVDLKQQ comes from the coding sequence ATGGGTTTATTAGACAAACTATTCGGCGGTGGAAATAAGGAACCTGCTCCAACGGAAGAAACGCTTGTTTCTCCGCTTTCCGGCGAAGCAGTTGATATTACTGAAGTCCCTGATCCGACTTTTTCCCAAAAAATGATGGGAGACGGCGTCGCGATCAGGCCGGCAGGCGGGCAGGTGGTTGCGCCAGTTGACGGTGAAATTATCCAGCTGTTCCATACAAAACACGCCATCGGTCTCCGTACCAGAGGCGGCATTGAAATCTTGATTCACATTGGACTTGAAACAGTTTCAATGAATGGTGAAGGCTTTACCGCCCATGTATCAGAAGGAGATAAAGTAAAAGCCGGTGACCTATTGATTGAATTCGATATGGATCTTGTCATCGAAAAAGCAAGCAGCACGATTACACCAATTGTACTGACGAACGGCGATGTGATTGAAAATGTTGAAAAAATGCTGGCTGCTGACGTTCAAAAAGGTGAGACACCGGTAATGAAAGTTGATTTAAAACAGCAATAA
- a CDS encoding aminoimidazole riboside kinase has translation MKKGIVCLGEALIDFIPLDASNLTYQKSPGGAPANAAVGAARLGARASFLGKVGDDILGRFLKETLDGYGVDTAAMVLGSEARTGAVFVTLSEDGERDFYFYIDPSADRFLKEEDLNGQLFEEHKLLHIGSISMISEPSKSATEKAVELAKRAGMIVSFDPNLRLSLWKDEETARAVIKWMLDKADILKVSEEELEFLTGKQSIEEGLASLSGYEIPFTLVTLGAEGSYLSAGGKLVKVPAMKVEAVDTTGAGDAYVSGMLYKINERGDGVNGLSEEELWEIGRFASISGGLAASTKGAMTALPTLEEVERLLK, from the coding sequence ATGAAAAAAGGGATTGTTTGTCTTGGCGAAGCGCTGATTGATTTTATCCCTCTAGATGCAAGCAATTTAACATATCAAAAAAGTCCAGGGGGTGCACCTGCCAATGCGGCTGTTGGAGCAGCGAGACTGGGAGCCAGGGCCTCCTTTTTAGGGAAAGTCGGCGATGATATTCTCGGGCGCTTTCTTAAAGAAACGCTGGACGGATATGGCGTTGATACGGCGGCGATGGTCTTGGGGTCAGAAGCAAGGACAGGTGCTGTATTCGTTACATTAAGTGAAGACGGGGAACGTGATTTTTATTTTTACATAGATCCGAGCGCGGATCGGTTTTTGAAAGAGGAAGATTTGAATGGTCAGTTGTTTGAAGAACATAAGCTACTTCACATCGGATCGATTTCCATGATTTCAGAGCCTTCCAAAAGCGCAACGGAAAAAGCGGTTGAACTGGCGAAAAGAGCCGGCATGATCGTATCTTTTGATCCCAATTTGCGGTTGAGCCTCTGGAAAGACGAAGAAACAGCACGTGCTGTAATAAAATGGATGCTGGATAAAGCGGATATTTTAAAAGTGTCGGAAGAAGAACTGGAATTTTTGACAGGCAAACAATCGATTGAGGAAGGCCTTGCATCTTTAAGCGGTTATGAGATCCCATTTACGCTCGTCACTCTTGGAGCTGAAGGAAGTTATTTGTCTGCCGGCGGTAAATTGGTGAAAGTGCCGGCAATGAAAGTGGAGGCAGTGGATACTACCGGTGCCGGTGATGCTTACGTATCAGGGATGCTCTATAAGATTAATGAAAGAGGAGACGGCGTAAACGGCCTTTCAGAAGAAGAACTTTGGGAAATCGGCCGATTCGCAAGCATCTCTGGCGGTCTGGCCGCTTCCACGAAAGGTGCAATGACAGCACTGCCGACACTGGAGGAAGTTGAACGGCTGTTGAAATAG
- a CDS encoding STAS domain-containing protein, which produces MTVEKLQSYLLEHTASMTSDWLKNRPVSSEYSVYSLQSSEIVTEELRTQNEEFIRTVTESLTDSNANKFEQWAKDVAKSRVKSQTPIHITIANFKKFREIYWNFVTRFIEDSGEQIDPTEVSEWSVRINHAFDDMIQLYTKYYSEMTTNQLKAQQEMIMELSAPVIKLTNDIGVLPIVGEIDTYRAQLVQQKTLNKAMEMGLEYMIMDLSGVPVIDTMVAQELFQVIQSLQLLGVEAIITGIRPEIAQTAVQLGIDFGRISTYAHLQQALSEIWGLNTN; this is translated from the coding sequence ATGACAGTAGAAAAATTGCAAAGTTATTTACTGGAACATACTGCATCCATGACAAGTGACTGGCTTAAAAACCGCCCAGTTTCATCAGAGTATTCAGTATATTCCTTGCAGTCATCCGAAATTGTAACGGAAGAACTCCGCACCCAGAATGAAGAGTTCATTCGCACTGTTACCGAGTCCCTGACCGATTCCAACGCAAATAAATTTGAACAGTGGGCTAAAGATGTGGCAAAAAGCCGTGTGAAAAGCCAGACACCCATTCACATAACAATCGCGAATTTTAAAAAGTTCCGTGAAATCTACTGGAACTTTGTGACTCGCTTTATCGAGGACAGCGGGGAGCAAATAGACCCCACCGAGGTGTCTGAATGGAGCGTCCGCATTAACCATGCCTTTGATGACATGATCCAGCTTTACACAAAGTACTACAGCGAAATGACAACCAACCAGCTCAAAGCCCAGCAGGAAATGATCATGGAGTTGAGCGCTCCGGTTATCAAGCTGACAAATGATATCGGTGTCCTTCCGATTGTCGGTGAAATTGATACGTACCGGGCCCAGCTTGTCCAGCAAAAGACGCTTAATAAAGCGATGGAAATGGGTCTTGAGTACATGATTATGGACCTCTCAGGCGTTCCGGTCATTGATACGATGGTTGCCCAGGAATTGTTCCAGGTCATTCAATCCCTCCAGCTGTTGGGTGTGGAAGCGATCATTACTGGAATTCGCCCTGAAATCGCCCAGACAGCGGTCCAGCTCGGAATAGATTTCGGCCGCATTTCTACTTATGCCCATCTTCAGCAGGCACTGTCTGAAATCTGGGGATTGAATACGAATTGA
- a CDS encoding GNAT family N-acetyltransferase — protein sequence MSFVIEKMDDDGNIPWELLFEADPSEEMVRSYIKRSEVFTAKSGEEICGVLAVMEIKPATWELMNVAVKEGWKNKGIGKQLVKKAIDVAKNRGAATLELGTGNSSIGQLALYQKCGFRITGIDSGFFQRRYKEPIVENGIQCVDMVRLALHFEREQED from the coding sequence ATGTCTTTTGTCATTGAAAAAATGGATGATGATGGGAATATACCATGGGAACTGCTTTTTGAAGCGGACCCGTCTGAAGAGATGGTTCGCTCGTACATCAAACGGAGCGAGGTGTTTACGGCAAAATCAGGTGAAGAGATTTGCGGAGTGCTTGCCGTGATGGAAATAAAGCCTGCAACCTGGGAGCTTATGAATGTTGCTGTGAAAGAGGGGTGGAAGAACAAGGGGATTGGAAAGCAACTTGTGAAAAAGGCAATAGATGTTGCAAAAAATAGGGGAGCCGCAACACTTGAATTGGGAACAGGAAATTCGAGCATCGGCCAGCTGGCACTTTATCAAAAATGCGGATTTCGAATCACGGGCATCGATTCAGGATTTTTCCAGCGCCGTTATAAGGAGCCTATTGTCGAAAATGGAATTCAGTGTGTCGACATGGTTCGACTGGCTCTCCATTTTGAAAGGGAGCAGGAAGACTGA
- a CDS encoding KGG domain-containing protein, translated as SHDKDFYQNIGQKGGEATSESHGKEFYQEIGEKGGEATSKSHGKEFYEEIGEKGGNARANNDNK; from the coding sequence TCTCATGACAAGGACTTCTATCAGAACATCGGCCAAAAAGGCGGAGAAGCTACTTCTGAATCCCACGGCAAAGAATTCTATCAGGAGATCGGTGAAAAAGGCGGAGAAGCCACTTCCAAATCTCATGGCAAGGAATTCTACGAAGAAATTGGCGAAAAAGGCGGTAATGCCCGTGCCAATAACGACAATAAATAA
- the msrA gene encoding peptide-methionine (S)-S-oxide reductase MsrA, whose product MTSSRIEKATFAGGCFWCMVKPFDELPGIHSVVSGYTGGHVENPTYQQVTSGTTGHFEAVQITFDTEVFPYKKLLDLFWRQIDPTDPGGQFGDRGESYRTAIFYHSEAQKQAAEQSKEELDASGRFDKAVATVILPASPFYPAEEYHQDYYRKNPTHYNRYFQGSGRKGFIETNWKVQKTEDDLKLRLTPIQYEVTQNNGTEKPFHNEYWNNAEEGIYVDIVSGEPLFSTEDQYDAGCGWPSFTRPLQKMNIKEKADFSHFMVRTEVRSNGADSHLGHVFNDGPEEEGGLRYCINSAALRFIPVSDLEKEGYGEYRKLFE is encoded by the coding sequence ATGACCAGTTCCCGAATAGAAAAAGCAACGTTTGCAGGAGGCTGCTTTTGGTGCATGGTAAAACCGTTCGACGAATTGCCGGGCATCCATTCCGTCGTTTCCGGCTATACCGGCGGACATGTTGAGAACCCGACATACCAGCAGGTGACCAGCGGCACCACCGGCCATTTCGAAGCCGTTCAGATTACGTTCGATACAGAAGTTTTCCCATATAAAAAGCTTCTTGACTTATTCTGGAGGCAAATCGACCCGACCGATCCGGGAGGCCAGTTCGGCGACCGCGGCGAGTCTTACAGGACGGCGATTTTCTACCATAGTGAAGCACAGAAACAGGCTGCCGAGCAGTCAAAAGAAGAACTTGATGCAAGCGGACGCTTCGATAAGGCGGTTGCCACCGTTATTCTTCCTGCAAGCCCTTTTTATCCGGCTGAAGAATACCACCAGGATTATTATCGAAAAAACCCCACTCATTATAATCGGTATTTCCAGGGGTCCGGCCGCAAGGGATTTATCGAAACGAACTGGAAGGTTCAGAAAACCGAGGACGATTTAAAACTCCGGCTGACGCCCATCCAGTATGAAGTGACCCAAAATAACGGCACCGAAAAACCGTTCCATAATGAATATTGGAATAATGCCGAAGAAGGAATCTATGTGGATATCGTTTCGGGCGAACCCCTCTTCAGCACAGAAGACCAATACGATGCCGGCTGCGGCTGGCCAAGCTTCACCAGGCCGCTGCAAAAGATGAATATTAAGGAAAAAGCCGACTTCAGCCATTTCATGGTCAGGACAGAGGTCAGGAGTAACGGCGCCGACTCCCATCTCGGGCATGTGTTCAATGACGGACCGGAAGAAGAAGGCGGACTCCGGTATTGCATCAACTCGGCCGCTTTACGTTTTATCCCCGTCAGTGACCTTGAAAAAGAAGGCTACGGAGAATACCGCAAACTTTTTGAATAA